From Zavarzinella sp., one genomic window encodes:
- a CDS encoding TolC family protein — MNFNIRLGVISFALFCFCADVHQIVAQQKKVPFAVDRVVQAQAIVVDKNKEENLRKDLPVNNFRALGLDDLISRSLATHPRLGKAGFVVEQAKGYHYQAGLYPNPVLNLVGDELGDVQGPVGILTIPGISQEIVTASKLSLGQAVAAKEVDGANLRLLEERYELIGSIRAQYIAVICLQRRAQVYADLVQLTETATKNSQALFENNLLPKLALLRQEVALERIRAEELAISAQLVAAFQALAAVAGDLQLPPQLLGSLLDQPVPVYDADQLRSVVLQIHPRVRRFQVEIEQRTAQLAKANADVIPNVTVSTGYVYQGQNKSHDWTLGVSVPIPSWNRNEGNIFAARMGIHIAQKQLEVVQLELAEGVAKTYQDYAAGLAKVKQYQEKILPRIEDLYQQSLKAFQQGQLPFNDITLVQQNLVNTRLEFLQEQERAWQAAARLSALLMEDQWPPARQK; from the coding sequence ATGAATTTCAATATTCGTTTGGGTGTTATATCTTTTGCATTGTTCTGCTTTTGTGCTGACGTTCATCAGATTGTAGCTCAGCAGAAAAAAGTTCCTTTTGCAGTCGATAGGGTGGTCCAGGCCCAGGCAATCGTCGTTGACAAAAACAAAGAAGAAAATTTGCGTAAAGACTTACCTGTAAATAACTTCCGTGCATTAGGGCTGGATGATCTTATTTCGCGTTCCCTGGCCACGCACCCACGATTAGGGAAGGCAGGGTTTGTTGTAGAGCAAGCAAAAGGCTACCACTATCAGGCGGGGTTGTACCCCAATCCTGTGTTAAACCTGGTTGGGGATGAGCTGGGAGATGTTCAGGGCCCAGTTGGCATTCTCACCATCCCTGGAATCAGCCAGGAAATCGTCACAGCATCAAAACTTTCCCTCGGTCAGGCGGTGGCTGCCAAAGAAGTCGATGGTGCCAATTTGCGTCTGCTGGAAGAACGATACGAATTAATCGGCAGCATCCGAGCCCAGTATATCGCTGTGATCTGCTTACAAAGGAGAGCCCAGGTCTATGCTGATCTGGTTCAACTGACCGAAACCGCCACAAAGAACTCGCAGGCACTTTTTGAAAATAATCTTCTGCCCAAACTGGCGTTGTTAAGGCAGGAAGTGGCCCTGGAACGGATCCGAGCAGAAGAGCTGGCAATTTCAGCACAACTGGTGGCCGCTTTTCAGGCACTTGCCGCAGTCGCTGGCGATCTGCAGCTTCCCCCACAATTATTGGGCAGTTTACTTGATCAGCCTGTGCCCGTTTACGATGCTGACCAACTCCGGTCCGTGGTGCTGCAAATTCACCCCAGAGTCCGCCGATTTCAGGTGGAAATTGAACAGCGAACCGCCCAGCTCGCCAAAGCGAACGCCGATGTGATCCCAAATGTGACTGTTTCCACTGGATACGTATATCAGGGGCAGAATAAATCCCACGACTGGACGCTGGGAGTATCAGTACCCATTCCCAGTTGGAATCGCAACGAGGGAAATATTTTCGCCGCACGAATGGGAATTCATATTGCTCAGAAACAACTGGAAGTGGTGCAGTTGGAGCTGGCGGAAGGTGTAGCAAAAACTTACCAGGATTACGCTGCGGGGTTAGCAAAGGTAAAGCAGTATCAGGAAAAAATACTCCCTCGGATTGAGGATTTGTACCAGCAATCATTGAAAGCCTTTCAACAGGGGCAGTTGCCTTTCAACGATATTACTCTGGTGCAGCAGAACCTGGTCAACACAAGACTGGAATTTCTCCAGGAACAGGAGCGTGCCTGGCAGGCAGCAGCTAGATTGTCTGCGTTGTTAATGGAAGATCAATGGCCGCCAGCGAGGCAAAAGTGA
- a CDS encoding PDZ domain-containing protein, with protein sequence MKTILTLLFLSLALHADTKPLVKPAEAVVVPFELVSSGHFIVKVKLDGNGPYNLIFDTGAPTSLISPRIAKDAGLLAKAKDKPLIPLFGMMGNAQIAKFQVGSLVAENTSAQIMDHPTVKLFSEEYKEKYGSIEGIVGFPFFSQFRMSVDYAKKELTFVPNGYKSEDVMQAMMNRMMSSMSGKQEPKIVGAGALLGFDIQNDDDDEANGVIVSNVFPESPAAKAGLKKGDKLLTIGGRWTDTVDDTLIAASFVKPKQKAVVEILRGGKSMVLTVVPASGF encoded by the coding sequence ATGAAAACAATCCTTACCTTACTCTTTTTGAGTTTAGCTTTACACGCGGATACCAAACCGCTGGTGAAACCCGCTGAAGCGGTGGTGGTTCCATTTGAACTTGTTTCTTCCGGCCACTTCATCGTCAAAGTGAAACTGGATGGAAATGGCCCTTACAATCTGATTTTTGATACGGGTGCCCCCACTTCTTTGATCAGCCCCCGCATTGCGAAAGATGCGGGCTTGCTTGCAAAAGCCAAAGATAAACCACTTATCCCTCTGTTTGGGATGATGGGGAACGCACAAATTGCCAAGTTCCAGGTGGGAAGTCTGGTTGCAGAAAACACATCCGCTCAGATCATGGATCACCCCACAGTGAAACTGTTTTCCGAAGAATACAAGGAAAAATATGGTTCCATCGAAGGAATTGTGGGCTTCCCGTTCTTCAGCCAGTTCCGCATGTCGGTAGATTATGCCAAAAAAGAACTGACTTTTGTGCCCAACGGTTACAAAAGTGAAGATGTAATGCAGGCTATGATGAACCGTATGATGTCGTCGATGTCTGGGAAACAGGAACCGAAAATTGTGGGTGCTGGCGCCCTGCTGGGTTTCGACATTCAGAACGATGACGATGATGAAGCCAATGGCGTGATTGTTTCCAATGTTTTCCCAGAAAGTCCCGCAGCTAAAGCGGGATTGAAAAAAGGTGATAAACTTCTCACAATTGGTGGTCGGTGGACCGATACTGTCGATGACACCCTGATTGCTGCATCTTTTGTTAAACCCAAACAGAAAGCAGTGGTTGAAATCTTACGTGGTGGCAAATCTATGGTTCTTACGGTGGTGCCCGCTTCCGGTTTTTAA